Proteins encoded by one window of Sphingomonas ginkgonis:
- a CDS encoding glycosyltransferase: MADSPIFYDPSGRRRKRFRLAMLLFALLLVLVATGLFATIRVVPYAPPLPVNAERGRPLPPPRTSLLARTERNLNHAIERLLGTRPPSARQVGAVRATQARQSLGKPLSVGFYTPWDPSSSASLQRHIGDLDWLAPVWVTVTGPKHDFQVVPDRDGRNIINQARERPLILPVIQNFTNGAVDPAGAQALLASTAARRRLIQQTEAFLLQNRASGAVFDFEDLNGPGQLHYLQLLQEAHAVFAKHGWLVTVAVPVDAGWNLRRFAAVADKLFVMAYDEHTNDGEPGPIASNGWWASSVATALRQIPRGKAIVTIGNYSYDWHDGGGEPLNVEEAWNRALDNDAKPVFDAASGNSSFAYDDEKGHPHTVWILDAASAFNELSLLQRIGIGDVAVWRMGAEDPALWSLFGRNAARPLQASGLERLPVGTNVDIEGNGEILKISSLPTEGRRRIAMSRDGLIGGVDFLTLPRPFTVTRSMGKPGLVALTFDDGPDPRWTPKILDILKAKQVPATFFIVGENALTERSLLNRMVDEGHEVGSHTYTHPNLATTGQTQTLFELNATQRLFQAYTGRTLKLFRAPYFGDAEPTTADELLPALDAQNRGYISVGLHVDGEDWQRPGVPAIVANVVNGVVGLRDNPDKAGNVVLLHDSGGDRQQTIDALPILIDQLRAKGYRFVPVSELAGLSRDQVMPQLSAADAAAVRLDLGLFEILGLVVRALAALFAFALTLGILRALFLSGLALNAARREAQRARPPVDPDTFVTVLIPAFNEERVIERSVRTVLASENVRLEVIVIDDGSKDRTGAIVHEVFDGDPRVQLLTLANGGKARALNEGLALASGEIVIALDADTQFEPGTIARLARWFAADEKLGAVAGNAKVGNRINLVTKWQALEYVTAQNLERRALARLGAMMVVPGAVGAWRKAAIEAVGGYPPDTLAEDQDLTIAVQRAGWHVTYDQSAIAWTEAPQTLRQLARQRFRWAYGTIQCIWKHKRVLGTGRPAGLAFIGLPQAIMFQLLFALVSPIIDLALLVSIVSTAVSIHAHGYEMVKGDLHHMATFWLLFAAIDLTAGLIAFALERRERWGLMLWLVPARFVYRQVMYYVVVKAVIQALRGPRVGWASIARSGQVQLGVRRSASVEQGDGRVKREAEQA; this comes from the coding sequence ATGGCCGACAGCCCGATCTTCTACGACCCGTCGGGTCGGCGCCGGAAGCGATTCCGCCTCGCCATGCTGCTGTTCGCGCTGCTGCTGGTGCTGGTCGCGACCGGGCTGTTCGCGACGATCCGGGTGGTGCCCTATGCGCCGCCGCTGCCGGTCAATGCCGAGCGTGGCCGCCCGCTCCCGCCGCCGCGGACCAGCCTGCTCGCGCGGACCGAGCGCAACCTCAACCACGCGATCGAGCGGCTGCTCGGCACGCGTCCGCCGAGCGCGCGGCAGGTCGGCGCGGTCCGCGCGACCCAGGCGCGCCAGTCGCTCGGCAAGCCGCTGAGCGTCGGCTTCTACACGCCGTGGGACCCAAGCAGCTCGGCCTCGCTGCAGCGGCACATCGGCGATCTCGACTGGCTGGCGCCGGTCTGGGTCACGGTGACCGGTCCGAAGCACGACTTCCAGGTGGTGCCCGACCGCGACGGACGGAACATCATCAACCAGGCGCGCGAGCGGCCGCTGATCCTGCCCGTCATCCAGAACTTCACCAACGGGGCGGTCGATCCCGCCGGGGCGCAGGCGCTGCTCGCCAGCACCGCTGCCCGGCGCCGGCTGATCCAGCAGACCGAGGCCTTCCTGCTCCAGAACCGCGCCTCGGGCGCGGTGTTCGACTTCGAGGACCTGAACGGTCCCGGTCAGCTCCATTATCTCCAGCTGCTGCAGGAGGCCCACGCCGTCTTCGCCAAGCATGGCTGGCTGGTCACCGTGGCGGTGCCGGTCGATGCCGGCTGGAACCTCCGCCGCTTCGCCGCCGTCGCCGACAAGCTGTTCGTCATGGCCTATGACGAGCATACCAACGACGGCGAGCCGGGGCCGATCGCCTCCAACGGCTGGTGGGCCAGCAGCGTCGCCACCGCGCTGCGCCAGATCCCGCGCGGCAAGGCGATCGTCACCATCGGCAACTACAGCTACGACTGGCACGACGGCGGCGGCGAGCCGCTGAACGTCGAGGAAGCCTGGAACCGCGCGCTCGACAATGACGCCAAGCCGGTGTTCGACGCCGCCTCAGGCAATTCGAGCTTCGCCTATGACGACGAGAAGGGCCATCCCCATACCGTCTGGATCCTAGATGCGGCGAGCGCCTTCAACGAGCTCAGCCTGCTGCAGCGGATCGGCATTGGCGACGTGGCGGTCTGGCGAATGGGCGCGGAAGACCCGGCGCTGTGGAGCCTGTTCGGCCGCAACGCGGCGCGCCCGCTGCAGGCGAGCGGGCTGGAACGACTTCCGGTGGGCACCAACGTCGACATCGAGGGCAATGGAGAGATCCTCAAGATCAGCTCGCTCCCGACCGAGGGGCGCCGTCGGATCGCGATGTCTCGCGACGGGCTGATCGGCGGGGTGGACTTCCTGACCCTGCCGCGACCGTTCACCGTCACCCGCTCGATGGGCAAGCCCGGGCTGGTGGCGCTCACCTTCGATGACGGTCCCGACCCGCGCTGGACCCCGAAGATCCTCGACATCCTCAAGGCCAAGCAGGTCCCCGCGACCTTCTTCATCGTCGGCGAGAACGCGCTGACCGAGCGGTCGCTGCTCAACCGGATGGTGGACGAGGGCCACGAGGTGGGAAGCCATACCTATACCCACCCAAACCTCGCGACGACCGGCCAGACCCAGACCTTGTTCGAGCTGAACGCAACCCAGCGCCTGTTCCAGGCCTATACCGGGCGCACGCTCAAGCTGTTCCGGGCGCCGTATTTCGGGGACGCCGAGCCGACCACCGCGGACGAGCTGCTGCCCGCGCTCGACGCGCAGAACCGCGGCTACATCTCGGTCGGCCTCCACGTCGACGGCGAGGACTGGCAGCGGCCTGGCGTCCCGGCGATCGTCGCCAATGTGGTGAACGGGGTGGTCGGGCTGCGCGACAATCCCGACAAGGCGGGCAATGTCGTCCTTCTCCACGACAGCGGCGGCGACCGCCAGCAGACCATCGACGCGCTGCCCATCCTGATCGACCAGCTCCGCGCCAAGGGCTACCGCTTCGTGCCGGTCTCGGAGCTGGCCGGGCTCAGCCGCGATCAGGTGATGCCGCAGCTGTCCGCCGCCGACGCGGCCGCGGTGCGGCTCGACCTCGGCCTGTTCGAGATCCTCGGCCTCGTCGTCCGGGCGCTCGCCGCGCTGTTCGCGTTCGCGCTGACGCTCGGCATCCTGCGCGCGCTGTTCCTCAGCGGGCTGGCCCTCAACGCCGCCCGAAGGGAGGCGCAGCGCGCCCGGCCGCCGGTCGACCCCGATACCTTCGTCACGGTGCTCATCCCGGCCTTCAACGAGGAACGGGTGATCGAGCGGTCGGTCCGCACCGTGCTCGCGAGCGAGAATGTTCGGCTCGAGGTGATCGTTATCGACGACGGGTCGAAGGACCGCACCGGCGCGATCGTCCACGAGGTCTTCGACGGCGACCCCCGGGTGCAGCTGCTGACCCTGGCAAACGGCGGCAAGGCGCGCGCGCTCAACGAGGGGTTGGCGCTGGCGTCGGGCGAGATCGTCATCGCGCTCGACGCCGATACCCAGTTCGAGCCGGGGACGATCGCCCGGCTCGCGCGCTGGTTCGCCGCCGACGAAAAGCTCGGCGCGGTGGCTGGCAACGCCAAGGTCGGCAACCGGATCAATCTCGTCACCAAGTGGCAGGCGCTCGAATATGTGACCGCGCAGAACCTCGAGCGGCGCGCGTTGGCCCGGCTCGGCGCGATGATGGTCGTGCCCGGCGCGGTCGGTGCCTGGCGGAAGGCCGCGATCGAGGCGGTCGGCGGCTACCCGCCGGACACGCTCGCCGAAGACCAAGACCTCACCATCGCAGTTCAGCGCGCGGGCTGGCACGTGACCTACGACCAGAGCGCGATCGCCTGGACCGAGGCGCCGCAGACGCTCCGCCAGCTTGCCCGGCAGCGGTTCCGCTGGGCCTATGGCACCATCCAGTGCATCTGGAAGCACAAGCGCGTGCTCGGCACCGGGCGGCCGGCGGGCCTCGCCTTCATCGGACTGCCGCAGGCGATCATGTTCCAGCTGCTGTTCGCGCTGGTCTCGCCGATCATCGACCTTGCGCTGCTGGTCAGCATTGTTTCGACCGCCGTGTCGATCCACGCGCACGGCTACGAGATGGTGAAGGGCGACCTTCACCACATGGCCACCTTCTGGCTCCTGTTCGCCGCGATCGACCTTACCGCCGGGCTGATCGCCTTCGCGCTGGAACGGCGCGAGCGGTGGGGGCTGATGCTGTGGCTGGTCCCCGCCCGCTTCGTCTACCGCCAGGTCATGTACTATGTCGTGGTCAAGGCGGTGATCCAGGCGCTGCGCGGACCGCGCGTGGGCTGGGCCTCGATTGCGCGGTCCGGTCAGGTGCAGCTTGGTGTCAGGCGGTCAGCCTCGGTGGAACAAGGCGATGGCCGCGTGAAGCGTGAGGCCGAGCAAGCATAG
- a CDS encoding NAD(P)H-hydrate dehydratase, translated as MTRPILTAAAMRAAEAQAIASGTSVDTLMERAGASLAEAAIRFAGRTPTLLVCGPGNNGGDGYVAARHLAERGLAVRVAALAEPATEAARRARARWDGPVEPFATAEPAPLLIDCLFGTGLKRGLEPAVFERLLALSGAAQLTVAADLPSGVAADSGECLSSVPAADLTLAFGALKPAHRLMPSLARMGRVVLADIGVEADHRWHEIGRPALPPLDPAGHKFSRGLVHALAGKMPGAIALSCTAAARAGAGYVRVSTSLRIDHLPAAVVQTDTATLADPRIGCILVGPGMGDLPQILTLALTAHAPKVIDADAIRAIGEPERLKGQDAIVTPHEGEFEALFGKLEGNKAERALAAARRSGAVVVYKGPDTLVAAPDGRLGFAPPSPAWLASAGTGDVLAGICAAMRARGLEAFDAACAAVWIHGRAAEQAGPGMIADDLAAAIPLVL; from the coding sequence ATGACGAGACCGATCCTCACCGCCGCCGCGATGCGCGCGGCCGAAGCGCAGGCGATCGCTTCCGGCACCAGCGTCGACACGCTGATGGAGCGGGCCGGCGCCAGCCTCGCCGAGGCAGCGATCCGCTTCGCCGGGCGGACGCCCACGCTGCTGGTCTGCGGTCCGGGCAACAATGGCGGGGACGGCTATGTCGCCGCTCGCCATCTCGCGGAACGCGGCCTCGCGGTCCGGGTCGCGGCGCTGGCCGAGCCGGCGACCGAGGCGGCGCGACGCGCGCGGGCGCGCTGGGATGGGCCGGTTGAACCCTTCGCCACGGCGGAGCCGGCTCCGTTGCTGATCGATTGCCTGTTCGGGACCGGCCTCAAGCGCGGGCTTGAACCAGCTGTATTCGAACGGCTTCTTGCCCTGTCGGGTGCTGCCCAACTCACCGTGGCGGCGGACCTTCCGAGCGGGGTGGCGGCCGACAGCGGCGAGTGCCTGTCATCGGTGCCGGCAGCGGATCTGACATTGGCTTTCGGGGCGCTGAAACCGGCCCACCGGCTGATGCCGTCGCTCGCGCGGATGGGCCGCGTCGTGCTGGCCGACATCGGCGTCGAGGCGGACCACCGCTGGCACGAGATCGGCCGTCCCGCGCTGCCGCCGCTCGACCCCGCCGGCCACAAGTTCAGCCGGGGGCTGGTCCATGCGCTCGCCGGCAAGATGCCGGGGGCGATCGCGCTATCCTGCACCGCCGCCGCTCGCGCCGGCGCCGGCTATGTCCGGGTCTCGACCTCGCTCCGGATCGACCATCTGCCCGCGGCGGTGGTGCAGACCGACACGGCGACGCTCGCCGACCCGCGGATCGGCTGCATCCTGGTCGGCCCCGGCATGGGCGACCTGCCGCAGATCCTCACCCTCGCGCTGACCGCCCACGCGCCCAAGGTCATCGACGCGGACGCGATCCGGGCGATCGGCGAGCCGGAGCGTCTCAAGGGTCAGGACGCGATCGTCACCCCGCACGAGGGCGAGTTCGAGGCGCTGTTCGGCAAACTCGAGGGGAACAAGGCGGAGCGCGCGCTCGCGGCGGCGCGGCGGTCGGGCGCGGTGGTCGTCTACAAGGGTCCCGACACGCTCGTCGCGGCGCCCGACGGGCGGCTCGGCTTCGCCCCGCCGAGCCCCGCCTGGCTGGCCAGCGCCGGCACCGGCGACGTGCTCGCCGGGATCTGCGCCGCGATGCGCGCGCGCGGGCTGGAGGCCTTCGACGCGGCCTGTGCGGCGGTATGGATCCATGGCCGCGCCGCCGAGCAGGCCGGCCCGGGGATGATCGCCGACGATCTCGCCGCCGCCATCCCGCTCGTCCTGTGA
- a CDS encoding class I SAM-dependent RNA methyltransferase — MSDSETILRIAARGDGVTATGRHAALAAPGDRLLADGSVEPGPHHQTPPCRHFPACGGCQLQHVDDEAYRSYLVARIEGALAQQGMAATVRDPHLSPPRTRRRASLRALRTGQGVAIGFNEERSHRIVDMRECHVLAPELFALVAPLRRLLATLLAPRRGAEVRMTLADQGIDLLIAGVEAEGLAAAEALTAFAEANGLARLALDGGLGPEVRYEPGPTTVSLSGRPVPLPPGAFLQATRDGEAALVAAVREAVGDPRRTADLFAGLGTFALSLPGQVYAAEAGRDAVLALKRADGAIAADHRDLYRRPLGPEELDRFDAVVLDPPRAGAAEQVAALARSAVPAIAYVSCNPATFARDAATLVAGGYRLDWIRPVGQFRWSTHVELAARLSRPPA; from the coding sequence GTGAGCGACTCCGAGACGATCCTGCGCATCGCGGCGCGGGGCGACGGCGTGACCGCAACCGGCCGCCACGCGGCGCTCGCCGCGCCGGGCGACCGCCTGCTGGCCGACGGATCGGTCGAGCCCGGCCCGCACCACCAGACGCCGCCGTGCCGCCACTTCCCGGCCTGCGGGGGGTGCCAGCTCCAGCATGTCGACGACGAAGCCTATCGTTCCTACCTCGTCGCGCGGATCGAAGGGGCGCTTGCGCAACAGGGGATGGCGGCGACCGTCCGCGATCCGCACCTGTCGCCGCCACGCACCCGGCGCCGGGCATCGCTTCGGGCGCTCCGCACGGGCCAGGGTGTCGCGATCGGCTTCAACGAGGAGCGTTCGCACCGCATCGTCGACATGCGCGAATGCCACGTCCTCGCGCCCGAGCTGTTCGCGCTGGTCGCGCCGCTGCGCCGCCTGCTGGCGACGCTGCTCGCGCCTCGCCGCGGGGCGGAGGTGCGGATGACGCTCGCCGACCAGGGTATCGACCTGCTGATCGCCGGGGTCGAGGCGGAAGGCCTCGCCGCCGCCGAGGCGCTCACCGCCTTTGCCGAGGCCAACGGGCTTGCCCGGCTGGCGCTCGACGGTGGGCTCGGTCCTGAGGTCCGCTACGAGCCGGGTCCCACAACGGTCAGCCTGTCGGGCCGACCGGTCCCGCTGCCGCCTGGCGCCTTCCTCCAGGCGACGCGCGACGGCGAGGCCGCGCTGGTCGCCGCGGTGCGCGAGGCGGTTGGCGACCCGCGCCGGACCGCCGACCTGTTCGCCGGGCTGGGCACCTTCGCGCTGTCCCTGCCGGGGCAGGTCTATGCCGCCGAGGCGGGGCGCGACGCCGTCCTGGCGCTGAAGCGCGCCGATGGTGCGATTGCCGCCGACCACCGCGACCTCTACCGCCGCCCGCTCGGCCCGGAGGAGCTCGACCGGTTCGACGCGGTCGTGCTCGACCCGCCGCGGGCCGGGGCGGCCGAGCAGGTCGCCGCGCTGGCCCGCTCGGCGGTGCCGGCGATCGCCTATGTGAGTTGCAATCCCGCAACCTTCGCCCGCGACGCGGCGACCCTGGTGGCGGGCGGCTATCGGCTCGACTGGATACGTCCGGTCGGCCAGTTCCGCTGGTCGACCCACGTCGAGCTGGCGGCCCGGCTGTCGCGGCCGCCGGCCTGA
- a CDS encoding 4-(cytidine 5'-diphospho)-2-C-methyl-D-erythritol kinase: MRKPAVDIAAAKLNLALHVRGRLADGRHRLETLFAFCTDGDRLSAAPADDLLLTVTGPFAAALDDGEDNLVLRAARALRKRSGTSAGAALQLDKRLPVASGIGGGSADAAAALRLLTALWRIDPAHATAVAPGLGSDVPACLLSLTARGEGGGDELRPVQLDGLAGTPVLLVNPRVPLATGPVFAGWDGVDRGPLGDWRAGRNDLEPSAHRLVPEIGTVLDWLLEQDGVDLARMSGSGATCFGLFADEAARDRAAAACPPQWWHLATFLR, translated from the coding sequence TTGAGGAAGCCCGCTGTCGACATCGCCGCCGCCAAGCTCAACCTCGCGCTTCATGTGCGGGGCCGGTTGGCCGACGGCCGGCACCGGCTCGAGACGCTGTTCGCCTTTTGCACCGACGGCGACCGGCTCAGCGCGGCGCCCGCGGACGATCTGTTGCTGACCGTCACCGGGCCATTCGCCGCCGCGCTCGACGACGGGGAGGACAATCTCGTGCTCCGCGCCGCCCGGGCGCTGCGCAAGCGGTCCGGGACGAGCGCAGGCGCCGCGCTTCAGCTCGACAAGAGGCTGCCGGTCGCCTCGGGGATCGGCGGCGGCTCGGCCGACGCGGCGGCGGCGCTGCGGCTTTTAACGGCCTTGTGGCGGATCGATCCCGCCCACGCCACCGCGGTCGCGCCCGGGCTGGGAAGCGATGTGCCCGCCTGCCTGCTCAGCCTGACCGCGCGCGGCGAGGGGGGAGGGGACGAGCTTCGCCCGGTTCAGCTCGACGGCCTGGCCGGCACCCCCGTCCTGCTGGTCAACCCGCGCGTCCCGCTCGCCACCGGCCCGGTGTTCGCCGGCTGGGACGGGGTCGACCGCGGCCCGCTCGGCGACTGGCGCGCCGGGCGCAACGATCTCGAGCCGTCCGCGCACAGGCTGGTGCCCGAGATCGGCACGGTGCTCGACTGGCTGCTGGAGCAGGACGGCGTCGATCTCGCGCGCATGTCGGGCTCGGGCGCGACCTGCTTCGGGCTGTTCGCGGACGAGGCGGCGCGCGACCGGGCCGCCGCGGCCTGCCCGCCCCAATGGTGGCACCTCGCGACCTTCCTGCGCTAA
- a CDS encoding tetratricopeptide repeat protein, whose amino-acid sequence MLLSGAAASPATARTLVRPPLGSALSGYVAARAASLTGDHGEAARRYVALLALDPGNAMLARDAISENIRAGMPEQALRLAAQRPLASLGADARLLLVTDALKRGDGARALELLRYKDGEIELGFLAPLIGAWQQAERGDAGAIQTLAAVPPASAAAPLLAEHRALILLKLGRGGEADPFARRAIAAGGGREDRVRLAMAQGFARLRDQPRAQEMLGGNDQLLARARAQLASGRLDSVAVHTSARGFAQILAALSLALNGGESRSLALSLAQLARFADPADGELPVLTGLLLDADGQTDAALAAFRAVPASDLFASEARDAAVRSLIRSDRTREALALADPAARARDASADDWSRLGDVYAAMNRNGDAAGAYGRAVALVAAGGPGPAEWQLRLLQGSSLDQAGQWPAGRATLEQALRQSPDQPLLLNYLGYAKLEKGEQLEEAESLIRRASTLAPQDASITDSLGWMQFKRGRVNEAIATLEKAAAADPSQSEIREHLGDALFTAGRRYEARYAWAAALVTAESKDAGRIRAKLDAGLTGATVAP is encoded by the coding sequence TTGCTTCTGAGCGGCGCGGCCGCCTCGCCGGCCACCGCGCGGACTCTCGTCCGCCCGCCGCTCGGGAGCGCGCTGTCGGGCTATGTCGCCGCTCGGGCAGCGAGCCTGACCGGCGATCATGGCGAGGCCGCGCGGCGCTACGTGGCGCTGCTCGCACTGGATCCGGGCAACGCGATGCTCGCGCGCGATGCGATCAGCGAAAACATTCGCGCCGGAATGCCCGAGCAGGCGCTCCGCCTGGCGGCCCAGCGTCCGCTGGCGAGCCTCGGAGCGGACGCCCGGTTGCTGCTGGTCACCGACGCTCTGAAGCGCGGCGACGGCGCACGCGCGCTCGAGCTTCTCCGTTACAAGGATGGCGAGATCGAGCTGGGCTTCCTGGCGCCCCTGATCGGAGCCTGGCAGCAGGCCGAGCGGGGTGATGCAGGCGCCATCCAGACCCTCGCCGCGGTGCCACCCGCAAGCGCTGCCGCGCCGCTGCTCGCCGAACACCGCGCGCTCATTCTCCTGAAGCTCGGGCGGGGGGGCGAGGCCGACCCCTTTGCCCGCCGCGCGATCGCCGCCGGCGGTGGGCGCGAGGACCGGGTCCGGCTGGCGATGGCGCAAGGCTTCGCCCGTCTTCGCGACCAGCCGCGCGCGCAGGAGATGCTGGGCGGGAACGACCAACTGCTCGCCCGTGCCCGTGCCCAGCTTGCCTCGGGGCGGCTCGACAGCGTCGCGGTCCACACGTCCGCGCGGGGCTTCGCGCAGATCCTCGCCGCCCTTTCGCTGGCGCTGAACGGGGGCGAGAGCCGCAGCCTGGCGCTGTCGCTGGCGCAACTCGCGCGATTCGCCGACCCGGCCGATGGTGAGCTTCCGGTGCTGACCGGATTGCTGCTCGACGCGGACGGCCAGACCGACGCGGCGCTGGCGGCGTTCCGCGCGGTCCCCGCTTCCGACCTGTTCGCCAGCGAGGCGCGCGACGCGGCGGTCCGTAGCCTGATTCGCTCGGACCGGACCCGGGAGGCGCTGGCCCTGGCCGACCCCGCCGCGCGAGCCCGCGACGCCAGCGCCGACGACTGGTCGCGGCTCGGCGACGTCTATGCGGCGATGAACCGGAACGGCGACGCGGCGGGGGCCTACGGCCGCGCGGTGGCGCTGGTCGCGGCGGGCGGCCCAGGACCGGCGGAGTGGCAGCTTCGGCTGCTGCAGGGAAGCTCGCTCGACCAGGCAGGGCAATGGCCCGCGGGGCGCGCCACGCTCGAGCAGGCGCTCCGCCAGTCGCCCGACCAGCCGTTGCTGCTCAACTATCTCGGCTATGCCAAGCTGGAGAAGGGCGAGCAGCTCGAGGAAGCGGAAAGCCTGATCCGTCGCGCCAGCACGCTCGCCCCGCAGGACGCCTCGATCACCGACTCGCTCGGCTGGATGCAGTTCAAGCGTGGGCGGGTGAACGAGGCGATCGCCACGCTGGAGAAGGCGGCCGCGGCCGATCCGTCGCAGTCGGAGATCCGCGAGCATCTCGGCGACGCGCTGTTCACCGCCGGCCGCCGCTACGAGGCGCGTTATGCCTGGGCGGCGGCGCTGGTCACCGCGGAGTCCAAGGACGCGGGGCGGATCCGGGCCAAGCTCGACGCCGGGCTGACCGGGGCCACCGTCGCCCCTTGA
- a CDS encoding MAPEG family protein, protein MNHISPLLGPLVALVAWTIVMLFWAVASSVGAARQADPDRIPAEGTRLRDLEGVIPAKASWPRQNYEHLLEQPTLFYAILLALVAMGDRFAINLWLAWAYVALRVVHSLYQSTVNVGRVRGLIFVLATLCLLGLTLHAAIALFHRG, encoded by the coding sequence ATGAACCACATCTCGCCGCTGCTGGGACCGCTCGTCGCGCTGGTCGCCTGGACAATCGTCATGCTGTTCTGGGCCGTCGCGAGCAGCGTCGGGGCCGCCCGGCAGGCCGATCCGGACCGCATCCCGGCCGAAGGCACCCGCCTCCGCGACCTCGAGGGGGTGATCCCGGCCAAGGCTTCTTGGCCGCGCCAGAACTACGAGCATCTGCTCGAGCAGCCGACGCTCTTCTACGCGATCCTGCTCGCGCTGGTGGCGATGGGCGACCGCTTCGCCATCAATCTCTGGCTGGCCTGGGCCTATGTCGCCCTGCGGGTCGTCCACAGCCTCTACCAGTCGACGGTGAACGTCGGACGCGTCCGCGGGCTGATCTTCGTCCTCGCGACCCTATGCTTGCTCGGCCTCACGCTTCACGCGGCCATCGCCTTGTTCCACCGAGGCTGA
- a CDS encoding electron transfer flavoprotein-ubiquinone oxidoreductase: MSDRESMEYDVVIVGGGPAGLAASIRLKQLAAEAGREISVCILEKGSEIGAHILSGAVVDPKALDELLPDWREDGSCLLARVPVTSNHHWVLTKGKKFNLPHIMMPKFLENKGNFTGSLGNLCRWLAGKAEELGVEIFPGFPAAEVLYHEDGSVKGVATGAMGIARDGSHRDDYQPGMELHAKYTLFAEGARGSLTKQLKRQFDLEANCQPQVYGLGVKELWDIDPAKHEPGKVIHTQGWPLDDAWGGGWIYHQDNGQVSIGFVVALSYANPHLSPFEEMQRWKQHPAIRPLLEGGRRVSYGARAINEGGWQSIPTLAFPGGALIGCSAGFVNVPRIKGSHTAMKSGMLAAESIAAALAANRQSDVLADYEPAVRNGWIGDELKLVKNAEPAVSKFGATLGTLVAGTDMWMRSLKIGLPFELRHHADHTTLTRRDHAALIAYPKPDGVISFDRLSSVFLSNTNHEEDQPVHLVLKDPTVPTRINLPQFDGPEQRYCPAGVYEYVEENGAPRLQINAQNCVHCKTCDIKDPTQNIDWVTPEGGGGPNYPNM, translated from the coding sequence ATGAGCGACCGCGAGTCGATGGAATATGACGTGGTCATCGTCGGCGGCGGTCCGGCGGGTCTGGCGGCGTCGATCCGGCTGAAACAGCTCGCCGCCGAGGCGGGCCGCGAAATCTCGGTCTGCATCCTCGAGAAGGGCAGCGAGATCGGCGCGCACATCCTGTCCGGCGCGGTGGTCGATCCCAAGGCGCTCGACGAGCTGCTCCCTGATTGGCGCGAGGACGGCAGCTGCCTGCTCGCCCGCGTGCCCGTCACCAGCAACCACCACTGGGTTCTGACCAAGGGGAAGAAGTTCAACCTTCCCCACATCATGATGCCCAAGTTCCTCGAGAACAAAGGCAATTTCACCGGCAGCCTGGGCAATCTGTGCCGCTGGCTGGCGGGCAAGGCGGAGGAGCTGGGGGTCGAGATCTTCCCCGGCTTCCCGGCCGCCGAGGTGCTCTACCACGAGGACGGGTCGGTGAAGGGCGTCGCGACCGGCGCGATGGGCATCGCCCGCGACGGCTCGCACCGCGACGACTACCAGCCCGGGATGGAGCTGCACGCCAAGTACACACTGTTCGCGGAAGGCGCGCGCGGCTCGCTGACCAAGCAGCTCAAGCGCCAGTTCGACCTCGAGGCGAACTGCCAGCCGCAGGTCTACGGCCTTGGCGTCAAGGAGTTGTGGGACATCGATCCGGCCAAGCACGAGCCGGGCAAGGTCATCCACACCCAGGGCTGGCCGCTCGACGATGCGTGGGGCGGCGGGTGGATCTACCACCAGGACAATGGCCAGGTGTCGATCGGCTTTGTCGTCGCCTTGTCCTACGCCAACCCGCACCTCTCCCCGTTCGAGGAGATGCAGCGGTGGAAGCAGCACCCCGCGATCCGGCCGCTGCTCGAGGGCGGACGGCGCGTGTCCTACGGGGCGCGGGCGATCAACGAGGGCGGCTGGCAGTCCATTCCGACGCTCGCCTTCCCGGGCGGCGCGCTGATCGGCTGCTCGGCGGGCTTCGTCAACGTGCCGCGGATCAAGGGCAGCCATACCGCGATGAAGAGCGGGATGCTGGCGGCCGAGAGCATCGCGGCGGCGCTCGCGGCGAACCGGCAGAGCGACGTGCTGGCCGACTATGAGCCGGCGGTGCGCAACGGCTGGATCGGCGACGAATTGAAGCTGGTCAAGAACGCCGAGCCGGCGGTCAGCAAGTTCGGCGCGACGCTCGGCACGCTGGTCGCAGGCACCGACATGTGGATGCGCAGCCTCAAGATCGGCCTGCCGTTCGAGCTCAGGCATCATGCCGATCACACGACGCTCACCCGCCGCGACCATGCGGCGCTGATCGCCTATCCGAAGCCCGACGGGGTGATCAGCTTCGACCGGCTGTCCTCGGTGTTCCTGTCCAACACCAATCACGAGGAGGACCAGCCGGTCCACCTCGTGCTCAAGGACCCGACCGTCCCGACCCGGATTAACTTGCCGCAATTCGACGGACCCGAGCAGCGCTACTGCCCGGCGGGCGTTTACGAATATGTGGAGGAGAATGGCGCTCCCCGGCTGCAGATCAACGCGCAGAACTGCGTGCACTGCAAGACGTGCGACATCAAGGATCCCACCCAGAACATCGACTGGGTGACGCCGGAAGGCGGGGGAGGACCGAATTATCCCAACATGTAA